One Brassica napus cultivar Da-Ae chromosome C4, Da-Ae, whole genome shotgun sequence genomic region harbors:
- the LOC106447315 gene encoding serpin-ZX-like — translation MDLQTSVGKQNEIVLNFAKHVIATTDAKTSNLVFSPASINVILSFLAVKSGGSTANHILSLLQASSITELNAVSSKVITDVLADSTATGGPTISVANGVWMDKSLPVEPCFTSLVENTYKANFNQVDFGTKADEVVEEVNAWVENQTRGLITDLLSFASPETDLIFANALFFHGRWDEEFNPSLTKDSDFHRLDGTKLRVPFMSAYASYKHRLEVYQGFKVLHLPYRGGSNYLEDNRFSMQICLPDDKDGLHAMLESLSSCRGFLNGYIPGQCVSIGEVKIPTFKFGFDFDVSKALKGLGLETPLEKIVHKACIEVDEVGTKAAAATAVSFCGGILRPQKKYDFVADHPFLFLVKEYRSGLVLFLGQVLDPSMH, via the exons ATGGACCTGCAAACATCGGTAGGGAAGCAAAACGAGATCGTTCTGAATTTTGCTAAGCATGTGATCGCCACCACTGACGCGAAAACCTCCAACCTCGTGTTTTCACCTGCGTCAATCAATGTCATCCTCAGCTTCCTCGCTGTCAAGTCAGGCGGATCTACTGCAAATCATATTCTCTCTTTACTGCAAGCTTCTTCTATTACTGAGCTTAATGCCGTCTCTTCCAAGGTCATAACTGACGTCCTAGCCGACAGCACCGCAACCGGCGGTCCAACGATCTCGGTGGCTAACGGCGTCTGGATGGACAAGTCTCTCCCTGTCGAGCCTTGTTTCACAAGTCTCGTAGAGAATACGTACAAGGCTAATTTCAACCAAGTTGATTTTGGCACAAAG GCTGATGAAGTGGTTGAAGAAGTAAATGCATGGGTCGAGAATCAGACAAGAGGACTCATCACTGATCTCCTAAGCTTTGCTTCTCCAGAGACTGATCTCATATTTGCTAATGCTCTCTTCTTCCATGGAAGATGGGATGAAGAATTTAATCCATCGCTAACAAAAGATTCAGACTTTCACCGTCTTGATGGAACTAAACTACGCGTGCCTTTCATGTCCGCATACGCCTCTTACAAACACCGTCTTGAAGTCTACCAAGGTTTCAAAGTCCTTCATTTACCATACAGAGGAGGAAGCAATTATTTAGAAGACAATCGTTTCTCGATGCAAATCTGTCTGCCTGATGACAAAGATGGGTTGCATGCAATGCTGGAGAGCCTATCTTCTTGTCGTGGTTTCTTGAATGGCTATATTCCTGGCCAGTGTGTAAGTATTGGAGAAGTCAAGATTCCAACGTTTAAATTCGGTTTTGATTTCGATGTCTCAAAGGCTCTCAAGGGTTTAGGCTTGGAGACGCCGCTGGAGAAGATTGTCCACAAGGCTTGCATTGAGGTCGACGAAGTGGGAACGAAAGCTGCAGCTGCTACCGCTGTATCTTTTTGTGGAGGTATTTTACGTCCGCAAAAAAAGTACGACTTTGTGGCTGACCATCCGTTTCTCTTCCTTGTCAAAGAGTACAGAAGCGGCCTGGTTCTGTTCCTTGGTCAAGTTCTTGATCCTTCTATGCATTAA
- the LOC106450202 gene encoding bZIP transcription factor 16-like, producing the protein MPPYGTPPHPYVTMYPPGGMYGHPSVPQGLINIAPMLCRLQMEWPKASGDTSEGDATKQSEVKEKLPIKRSRGSLGSLNMITGKNSGASANGAYSKSGESASDGSSEGSDANTQNNSGSGQHDGKDGWFYDHFFHLESCLSRQRRKQSNRESARRSRLRKQAECDELAQRAEVLNEENASLREEINKLRSQCEELTSENTSLKDQLLSFHTLEGVNMDKDEQEPPDTNQTGVAETKADSYKDSK; encoded by the exons ATGCCTCCTTATGGAACTCCACCTCATCCGTACGTTACAATGTATCCCCCGGGTGGCATGTACGGCCATCCTTCAGTTCCTCAG GGTCTTATCAATATAGCCCCTATGCTATGTCGTCTCCAAATGGAATGGCCGAAAGCTTCT GGGGATACGAGTGAGGGTGATGCTACTAAACAATCTGAAGTGAAGGAAAAGTTGCCGATCAAAAGATCAAGAGGAAGCTTGGGAAGTCTCAACATGATTACAGGAAAAAACTCTGGAGCATCCGCTAATGGAGCTTACTCTAAAAG TGGGGAGAGTGCTTCTGATGGTTCAAGTGAAGGAAGTGATGCAAACACTCAAAAT AACTCTGGATCTGGACAACACGACGGGAAGGATGGTTGGTTTTATGATCATTTCTTT CACCTTGAAAGCTGCTTGTCTCGGCAGAGGCGGAAGCAGTCTAATAGGGAGTCTGCTCGAAGATCCAGGTTACGCAAACAG GCCGAATGTGATGAACTTGCACAACGCGCGGAGGTGTTGAATGAAGAAAACGCAAGTCTCAGAGAAGAGATCAACAAGCTGAGAAGCCAGTGCGAAGAGCTCACCTCTGAGAATACCTCTCTCA AGGACCAACTTTTATCATTCCATACACTTGAAGGCGTTAACATGGACAAGGACGAGCAAGAACCACCAGACACCAATCAAACAGGCGTCGCAGAGACAAAGGCTGATTCCTACAAAGACTCGAAGTGA
- the LOC106447314 gene encoding uncharacterized protein LOC106447314, whose product MASPEPDPDTVNEATHHKTLAESSFTSGDLTSALNHARKALILSPNTEGVSSMVTAFETIISASGDAPEWYKILKVDPFSHMNAIKPQYRKLALVLHPDKNPYAGCEEGFRLVNEAFKVLEDRVRRSEYDMKLRVRIQGEIATCGETSTFSAVCTSKIITYSRKRKKRVGEGSESLRGVRVEEAEALDATKSLDEGMMTLAEMQSVLKRNKQKNIITEAKMGRETQEISSGDETLMEMSTNKENGKREALKNKKKKKKKTNHKELGEIVEDEDSELYDFDKEKMPRSFKKGQVWAVYDDNVPRCYCLVNEVVSVNPFKVWISWLDYESEKLISWMKNSSCGRFRVSEKALIEHVKLFSHVVNCERVAREVYQVYPMKGSVWAVYSETDTGQKRRKTKHYEVVVCLTMYSDAYGLSVAYLEKVNDDLFKRRDYGCNAVRWVEKEDVAGLLSHQIPAKKLQEDQCGAGVRESWVLDLASVPPDLVSAT is encoded by the coding sequence ATGGCTTCTCCGGAACCAGACCCAGACACCGTAAACGAAGCGACACACCACAAAACCCTAGCGGAATCCTCATTCACTTCCGGCGACTTGACATCAGCCCTAAACCACGCGCGCAAAGCCCTCATCTTGTCTCCGAACACGGAAGGCGTATCCTCCATGGTCACCGCCTTCGAAACCATCATCTCCGCTTCCGGAGATGCCCCGGAGTGGTACAAGATTCTAAAGGTAGATCCTTTCTCTCATATGAACGCCATAAAGCCACAGTACAGGAAGCTAGCTTTGGTGTTGCATCCTGATAAGAATCCGTATGCTGGGTGTGAGGAAGGGTTTAGGCTTGTGAATGAGGCTTTTAAGGTTTTGGAAGATAGGGTTAGGAGGAGTGAGTATGATATGAAGCTGAGGGTTAGGATTCAGGGCGAGATTGCTACTTGTGGTGAAACGTCGACGTTTTCGGCCGTTTGTACTTCCAAGATTATAACTTATagtaggaagaggaagaagcgtGTTGGTGAGGGTAGTGAGAGTCTAAGAGGAGTGCGGGTGGAGGAGGCAGAAGCTTTGGATGCAACTAAGAGTTTGGATGAAGGGATGATGACTTTAGCAGAAATGCAATCAGTGCTAAAGAGAAATAAACAGAAAAACATCATTACAGAAGCAAAGATGGGAAGGGAGACGCAGGAGATCTCTTCAGGTGATGAAACTTTGATGGAGATGAGTACTAACAAGGAGAATGGTAAGCGAGAAGCTttaaagaataagaagaagaagaagaagaaaacaaaccaCAAGGAGTTAGGTGAGATAGTGGAAGATGAGGATTCTGAATTGTATGATTTTGATAAAGAGAAGATGCCGAGGAGCTTCAAGAAAGGGCAGGTTTGGGCGGTATACGATGACAACGTGCCTCGGTGTTACTGTTTGGTAAATGAAGTCGTCTCTGTGAACCCTTTCAAGGTGTGGATAAGCTGGTTGGATTACGAGAGCGAGAAACTCATCTCTTGGATGAAGAACAGCTCTTGTGGGAGGTTCCGTGTTTCAGAGAAAGCTTTGATCGAGCATGTGAAACTCTTCTCTCACGTTGTCAACTGCGAGAGGGTTGCACGAGAAGTATACCAAGTATATCCCATGAAAGGCTCGGTCTGGGCTGTCTACTCAGAGACAGATACAGGtcagaagagaagaaagactaAGCACTATGAGGTTGTCGTGTGTTTGACTATGTATAGCGATGCGTACGGTTTGAGTGTGGCGTATTTGGAGAAGGTTAATGACGACTTGTTCAAGAGACGGGACTACGGGTGTAATGCGGTCAGGTGGGTTGAGAAAGAAGATGTTGCGGGCTTGCTCTCTCATCAGATTCCGGCTAAGAAGCTGCAGGAAGATCAATGTGGAGCTGGTGTGAGAGAGTCTTGGGTTCTTGATCTTGCTTCTGTTCCTCCTGATTTGGTTTCTGCCACTTAG